The following is a genomic window from Ignavibacteriota bacterium.
CACCTGCAAAGTCCTGCGCCTCGCGATAATCATCGGGGAAGAAGACCAGTGCGCCGCGATCGGTTCCCTGAGAGGAAGAACGCCCGAAGTCGTCGAGGAGTTCACCGGCATGTGCATAGACCGCAGCGCAGAGATCAGGATAGGTCATGGACAGAAAGGACGGGATATCGTGTGGTATCGCCGGGGTTGTGACCGTGCACGCGGGTCACACAAAGCCAAACCGCTTGAGGTGAGCTACCAGGTCTGCCATCTGGATCGGCTTCACGAGATACGCGTCGCACCGCTGGATGGCCTCCATCACGGTTTCGCGGTCACCGAGCGCAGAGACCATGATGATGCGGGCACGCTTCCCATCGGGGATGCCATAGTCCACCTCCATCTGGCGAACCTCCTTCAACACCGCCTGGCCGCTCTTGCGCGAAAGCATGATATCGAGACACACGAGATCGTAGTGTTGCTTCTTCTCCAGTGCAGCCTTGAACAGTGTCACGGCTTCCACGCCGTCGGTGGCGACATCGGTCGTGCCAAACGACAACAAGTATCGTTGTATGACCATCCGACTGGCAAAATCGTCATCTACGACCAACGCATTCATGAATGCTCCTGGATCCTACGCTGTTCCATGGAAAGACACACTCCGCTTGGTCCTGCTCACCGCGCAAGGCCAAAGCGTTGAAGATAAAACATCAGATCCGACATATGGATCGGCTTCACGAGGTATGCGTCGCACATCGCGATGGCCTCGAGCAGGTTTTCCTTGTCATCGAGCGCGGTCGTCATGACGATCCGTGCAGCCGTGTGCTCGGTGAATCCCCGCTCCTTCTCGATGGCCCTCATTTCCCGGAGGACATGCTGGCCATCCATTCCCGGAAGCATGATGTCGAGACAAACGAACTGGAACGATTCTCCGCGTTCCACCGCGTCCCGGAACGCCTGAACAGCCTGCAATCCATCGACCGCCGTGGTGATCTTTCCGAAGGGCTTGAGATACCGCTCCAGCAGGGCAAGCCCGGTCGCGTCATCTTCAACAATGAGACAGTTCATTCGTCCGGCGATCAACGTGAGAGCACAGATCGGTTATCCCGATCCGGCACTTGCCCATCAAGATAGGGTGAAGAGAGCCCAGAATCAACAACACGCGGGCATCGACGTGAATTCCCTTCGTCAGCGGACAACATAGCCGCTTTCTGCAAGATAGGCCCCCACCCTTTCCTGCTGGTCGCCCTGGATCTCGATCGTGCCCTCTTTGACGGTTCCCCCCGCCCCACAGTGCTGTTTCAGGGCCCGGGCAATACGTTCCATGGTCTGGGGGTCGTGCCCCAAACCGGAGACGACCGTGACCGCCTTCCCTTTCCTCCCACCTGTTTCGAGGCGGATGCGTACCTGCCGTCCTTTCCCATCGGTCACGGTACCAGGACGCTTCCCCTCCGGTGCCGGAGCCACCTTCCCGGTGTCGGGGAGGAGTGCCTTGAGGTCTTCGAGTGAATGCAGGCGCTTCTGAACAGCCATGGCGAACGCGATCCTTGAGGAGAAGGGGTTCCGCACCCTACGTCTCTATGGCGATGCGGTGGTCACAGGGAAAGTAGAAAACCTGCCGGAGAAGGGCAAGCGTTCACTGCTGGTGTATACAATGGATCAAGCCCCTGCCACGACGGACAGGGGCTTGATCGGTCGCTCGATGATCAACACCGGTCAGGCGCGCGACTCGACAAGCGCACCTGAGGACCTCACAGCCACGCCGGAATGCGCGTGACCGTACCCATACCCGGGGCCCTGGCCATGGCTGGAGCCATCGGAGCCGGTACCCTGAATGTTGAATGACTCCACCGCTGAACGCAACCCGCTGGCGAGCCGGTCGAGGTCCTCGGATGCCCGTGCGATCTGCTGGATGCCCAGCGCCGTTTCGTTCGTGACGGAAGTGATCGAAGTGACGTTCCGGGCGATCTGTTCTGCCGCGGTGCTCTGCTGCTGGCTCGCTGCCGCGATCTGGGTGATGAGTTGCTTGACCTGGTCGGACGTCCCCAGGATCTGCTGCAGGGACGCATCGGCCTCGGTAACGAGGTGCTCTCCGTTCCTGACCTCCCTCGTCCCCTGCTCCATCGAGGCCACAGCCTCGGCGGTCTCACGCTGGACCTGCTTGATCATGTTGGCGATCTCTTTCGTGGCGTTCGTCGTCCGCTCCGCCAGGCGCCGTACTTCGTCCGCTACCACAGCAAAACCGCGGCCCTGGTCACCCGCCCGCGCAGCTTCGATCGCGGCATTCAAGGCGAGGAGATTCGTCTGATCCGCGATGTCATCGATCACGCTGATGATCTCTCCGATCTGGTCGCCGGTCTTCCCGAGCTTCTCGACCATTGCCGACGACTGCCCGACGACCGTGGTAATGCGCTTCATCCCCTGCATCGTTTCGGTGACCACGCTCCGGCCGCGCACAGCAGCGACCCGGGCCTCTTCGGCCGTATCGACGGCATGTTGTGCGGTCTCGGAGTTCGTTCCGATCGTCGCGGCCATCTCACCCACGGCGGCGGCGACCTCAGCCGACTGCGTGGACTGTTCCTGGGCCCCGGCGGCCATTTCCTCGGTACTGCTGGTGATCTCGGACGCGGCGCTGGCAAGCGATGCCGTTCCCTCATGTACCCGCAGGATGGAGGCGCGGATCGTACCGACGAAGGTGTTGAACGAACGCTGCAGATCGCCGATCTCATCCTTGCGCCGCCCTTCGAGCTGCGTGTTCAGATCCGCATTTTCGATCATCGCTTTGATGTCGGCAAGCGGTTTCTGGATGATCCGGGCGGTATAGAGATTCAGGACCGCGACGAGACCGACAAGGCCGACGAGCATGGCGACGTTCCACAACGACCGGCTCGCGACAACATCGTTCACGTTCCTTTCTTCCTCGGCCGTCCATGCGGCTGCCAGACCGACCACCTGTTCCACCGCCGCGAGATGCTCCTGATACGAATCACGAAGCTTGCCTTCGAGCATACGAGCAGCACCTGTCTGGTCACCCCGTTTCAGCAACGGAATGTATTCCTGGCGTATGATCGTGAACAATTCGAC
Proteins encoded in this region:
- a CDS encoding response regulator transcription factor, whose amino-acid sequence is MNALVVDDDFASRMVIQRYLLSFGTTDVATDGVEAVTLFKAALEKKQHYDLVCLDIMLSRKSGQAVLKEVRQMEVDYGIPDGKRARIIMVSALGDRETVMEAIQRCDAYLVKPIQMADLVAHLKRFGFV
- a CDS encoding response regulator; protein product: MNCLIVEDDATGLALLERYLKPFGKITTAVDGLQAVQAFRDAVERGESFQFVCLDIMLPGMDGQHVLREMRAIEKERGFTEHTAARIVMTTALDDKENLLEAIAMCDAYLVKPIHMSDLMFYLQRFGLAR
- a CDS encoding translation initiation factor, producing MAVQKRLHSLEDLKALLPDTGKVAPAPEGKRPGTVTDGKGRQVRIRLETGGRKGKAVTVVSGLGHDPQTMERIARALKQHCGAGGTVKEGTIEIQGDQQERVGAYLAESGYVVR
- a CDS encoding methyl-accepting chemotaxis protein gives rise to the protein MNWINDLSLRGKFVLLLAVLGVLLGGVSYFVIDTISLTRVNGPLYTEIIKGKDLTADILPPPAFLIETYLLIHEMLDETDPARFAKDMERLTLLEEQFEARNKHWETTLESGPLRDALVNNAHKHGVELFTIIRQEYIPLLKRGDQTGAARMLEGKLRDSYQEHLAAVEQVVGLAAAWTAEEERNVNDVVASRSLWNVAMLVGLVGLVAVLNLYTARIIQKPLADIKAMIENADLNTQLEGRRKDEIGDLQRSFNTFVGTIRASILRVHEGTASLASAASEITSSTEEMAAGAQEQSTQSAEVAAAVGEMAATIGTNSETAQHAVDTAEEARVAAVRGRSVVTETMQGMKRITTVVGQSSAMVEKLGKTGDQIGEIISVIDDIADQTNLLALNAAIEAARAGDQGRGFAVVADEVRRLAERTTNATKEIANMIKQVQRETAEAVASMEQGTREVRNGEHLVTEADASLQQILGTSDQVKQLITQIAAASQQQSTAAEQIARNVTSITSVTNETALGIQQIARASEDLDRLASGLRSAVESFNIQGTGSDGSSHGQGPGYGYGHAHSGVAVRSSGALVESRA